In one Sphingobium sp. MI1205 genomic region, the following are encoded:
- a CDS encoding Gldg family protein has protein sequence MTAALRTFVMLCAGQFVFLLAGLPAVLRTGQVDLRAWAWPALILVMAAAVLGARRSTFHAVWIGAGSLGVAILFASLATGRLPGHTAIAWLCLDVVLAIGAGLFLPVRWRTGLLLVGMTGLACWLSAESPIKPTKERPVLAVISALPLFWQDGEDGIQSHADAPIIQILRQRFEVRPIDSLLLPGMQGAKAVLLAQPRSLSDAELSSLDHWVRRGGDMVLLADPLLRWPSPLPLGDRRRAPAVTMLAPLLARWGVALLPPSSTGEKRQVLANGSLLTTMTASSFAVRDPSKCWVEQDALIARCMLGRGHAVLVADADLIDDRLWLVDEAEPLNMRGWSADTPGFIVEQLGGEPMDSRSWLKSVTSLTLALRWSIVAGIMWAIMGSVAGPGCFRRFLRGSSGKPDAFVRLDRE, from the coding sequence ATGACGGCAGCGCTTCGCACCTTCGTGATGCTCTGTGCGGGCCAGTTCGTCTTCCTGCTTGCCGGGCTTCCGGCGGTGCTTCGCACCGGTCAGGTCGATCTGCGCGCCTGGGCTTGGCCCGCGTTGATCCTCGTGATGGCCGCTGCGGTGCTTGGGGCGAGGCGTAGCACCTTTCATGCCGTCTGGATCGGCGCGGGAAGTTTGGGCGTGGCCATCCTCTTCGCATCGCTGGCGACGGGGCGATTGCCGGGCCATACCGCCATCGCTTGGCTGTGCCTTGACGTCGTTTTGGCCATTGGAGCAGGGCTGTTCCTGCCCGTCCGGTGGCGGACAGGACTGCTGCTGGTGGGAATGACGGGTCTTGCTTGCTGGCTTTCTGCCGAGTCTCCGATCAAACCGACAAAAGAGCGGCCCGTGCTGGCGGTGATCAGCGCGCTTCCGCTTTTCTGGCAGGATGGGGAGGATGGGATTCAATCCCACGCTGACGCGCCGATCATCCAGATACTGCGCCAGCGTTTCGAGGTGCGGCCAATCGACAGCCTATTGTTGCCCGGGATGCAGGGTGCGAAGGCGGTCTTGCTGGCCCAGCCACGCAGCTTGTCGGACGCGGAATTATCTTCCCTGGATCATTGGGTGCGCCGGGGAGGAGATATGGTGCTGCTCGCTGACCCACTTCTCCGCTGGCCATCTCCCTTGCCATTGGGTGATCGCCGTCGCGCCCCGGCAGTCACGATGCTCGCGCCGCTGCTGGCCCGCTGGGGCGTGGCATTGCTGCCTCCTTCATCAACAGGAGAAAAGCGGCAGGTGTTGGCTAATGGCAGCTTGCTCACGACCATGACGGCTTCCTCCTTCGCGGTCCGCGATCCGTCCAAATGTTGGGTCGAACAAGATGCGCTGATTGCACGTTGCATGTTGGGGCGCGGGCATGCCGTGCTGGTGGCGGACGCCGACCTGATCGACGACCGGCTTTGGCTGGTCGATGAGGCGGAGCCGCTCAACATGCGCGGATGGAGCGCCGACACGCCCGGCTTCATTGTCGAGCAGTTGGGTGGCGAACCAATGGATTCGCGCTCATGGCTCAAATCCGTCACCAGCCTGACGCTCGCCCTGCGGTGGTCGATCGTTGCCGGGATTATGTGGGCAATCATGGGAAGCG
- a CDS encoding cysteine synthase A, translating into MLVHNDSLALIGNTPLVRLAGPSKATGCDIFAKCEFANPGASVKDRAALFIVNDAEEKGLLTPGGTIVEGTAGNTGIGLALVANAKGYKTIIVMPETQSREKMDTLRALGAELVTVPAAPYSNPGHFVHTSRRIAEETENAIWANQFDNIANRKAHIVGTAEEIWTQMDGQIDGFTCAAGTGGTIAGVGLGLKAHDENITIALSDPYGAALYNYYAHGELKAEGSSVAEGIGQGRITANLEGAPIDTQFRISDEEGLHWVKRLLAEEGLCLGLSSGINVAGAVALARELGPGKRIVTILCDTGFRYLSTLYNREWLESKGLTVFPWLAHNR; encoded by the coding sequence ATGCTAGTGCACAATGACAGCCTCGCCCTGATCGGCAACACGCCGCTGGTGCGCCTTGCCGGCCCGTCCAAAGCGACAGGCTGCGACATCTTCGCGAAATGCGAATTCGCCAATCCGGGCGCTTCTGTGAAGGATCGCGCTGCGCTCTTCATCGTAAACGACGCCGAGGAAAAGGGATTGCTGACGCCCGGCGGCACGATTGTCGAGGGGACGGCCGGGAACACCGGCATCGGCCTGGCGCTGGTCGCCAATGCGAAGGGATACAAGACGATCATCGTCATGCCCGAAACGCAGAGCCGCGAAAAAATGGATACGCTGCGTGCGTTGGGGGCTGAACTCGTCACCGTGCCAGCGGCGCCCTATTCCAACCCCGGCCATTTTGTCCACACGTCCCGCCGGATTGCCGAAGAGACGGAAAATGCGATCTGGGCCAACCAGTTCGACAATATTGCCAATCGCAAGGCGCATATCGTCGGCACCGCGGAAGAAATCTGGACCCAGATGGACGGACAGATTGACGGCTTCACCTGCGCGGCCGGGACCGGCGGCACGATCGCTGGCGTGGGGCTGGGCCTGAAGGCGCATGATGAGAACATCACGATCGCGTTGAGCGACCCTTATGGCGCGGCATTGTACAATTATTACGCGCATGGCGAATTGAAGGCGGAAGGATCGTCGGTCGCCGAAGGCATCGGGCAGGGGCGCATCACGGCCAATCTGGAAGGTGCTCCAATCGACACCCAGTTCCGTATCTCCGATGAGGAGGGGCTGCATTGGGTCAAGCGATTGCTGGCGGAAGAGGGGCTATGCCTCGGCTTGTCGTCGGGCATTAATGTCGCCGGGGCCGTGGCGCTGGCGCGTGAACTTGGGCCGGGGAAACGAATCGTCACGATCCTGTGCGACACTGGCTTCCGCTACCTTTCGACGCTGTACAATCGCGAGTGGCTTGAGTCGAAAGGCTTGACGGTGTTCCCCTGGCTCGCGCACAATCGCTGA
- a CDS encoding cell wall hydrolase, whose translation MAVAIPRLITAAPLDVLADASGRNEGAEKPGENFPGSAYFFADDMFQDPPTIAGSSKHVLRLDTVQAAPAGAFRGLTPLDGYRAVNCLTSAIYYEAGNEPEEGQRAVAQVVLNRVRSPLWPHSVCGVVYEGSDRTDLRCQFTFSCDGSMARSSDLQSWIRARRIAEQALAGRVYAPVGLATFYHTLAVRPSWSASKRPIAVIGAHIFYRSPGFHGTEAAFRVPYSGREQQSGPARRRGPTEAVATERYSLPTDEVRYPPPTSITPDVQDNLPPSTIRPEYRNSGRPLI comes from the coding sequence ATGGCAGTCGCCATCCCGCGCCTGATCACTGCTGCGCCGCTAGATGTGCTGGCCGACGCATCGGGAAGAAACGAGGGCGCGGAAAAGCCGGGCGAAAATTTCCCCGGCTCCGCCTATTTCTTTGCCGATGACATGTTTCAGGATCCGCCGACGATCGCGGGGAGCAGCAAGCATGTGCTGAGGCTGGATACTGTTCAGGCTGCTCCTGCGGGCGCATTCCGTGGGCTGACTCCACTGGACGGCTATCGCGCAGTCAACTGCCTGACGTCCGCAATCTATTATGAGGCGGGCAATGAGCCTGAAGAAGGGCAGCGCGCCGTTGCTCAGGTCGTGCTCAATCGCGTCCGCAGCCCCCTTTGGCCACATAGCGTGTGCGGCGTAGTGTATGAAGGTTCGGACAGGACCGATCTGCGCTGCCAATTTACCTTCAGCTGCGATGGTTCGATGGCGCGATCAAGCGATTTGCAAAGCTGGATACGCGCGCGCCGAATCGCAGAGCAGGCGCTCGCGGGCCGGGTATATGCTCCCGTCGGCTTGGCCACTTTCTATCATACCCTGGCGGTCAGGCCGTCCTGGTCTGCGTCCAAGCGTCCGATCGCAGTGATTGGCGCGCATATCTTTTACCGCAGCCCCGGCTTTCACGGGACCGAAGCAGCATTTCGAGTGCCCTATTCCGGTCGGGAGCAACAATCGGGTCCTGCCAGACGAAGGGGGCCGACAGAGGCGGTTGCGACGGAGCGCTATTCCCTGCCAACCGACGAAGTCCGCTATCCGCCGCCCACCTCGATCACACCAGATGTGCAGGACAATCTTCCCCCATCCACCATAAGGCCGGAATATCGGAACAGCGGCCGCCCGCTGATCTGA